The genome window GGCACTACTTGCACCACCTGTGCCAATGTTTGTAATTCCCGGAGGGCGACAACACAAGTTCCATGAGAGCTTATAGTCGGAGCAACGGTTCGTCAAAACAAGAGGGTTGTTCGTAGTAGTTTCGTAAACATTCACTTCAGGAGCGAAGATGGTTGCATTTGGAGTAATACAATCCCATGCGCCTTGTGCCAAGTATTGGGCGGTTCGGGTAACCCCAATGGATGTGTTCACACCACAGGTTGAAGAAACTACATTCACTGCCGTATTTGCTGGTAACTGAATTCCACCATTGGATTGTCGGTAAATCACCAACTTGATGTAATACCTATTGTTTCCGAGGTACTCGTATTGGATGTCTCCCCCAATAACATGAGAAGAGTGTGCTTGGAAACTGAAGATTCCAAGAAGCATCACGGCGAGTAATTTCAAGGTAGATTTCATGGCAGAATCTTTAAAGGATGTTCTGTCAAGTTACGAAATGAGGAGTGTACAACTCGTATAGATTCCGTGTCTATAAGTCATACACTCCTCATTAGATGTGTCCGCTCAGCATGAGTTAGTGAACGGGTTTACTGGTCGCCGCGCATTACAGTAATTGATCCGTGTTCTTCCACGCTAGACCCGTCGGGACCATTGATCGCGTGAACAACATAGAAATAAGTTCCTTCGCTCACATCTCTACCATTGCTTGTTTTACCATCCCAAGCACGATCGTTTGAATAGTTGTTGGAGCTGTACACTTGGTGTCCCCATCTATCAAAGATGGAAACCTCTACTTGTTCATAGGAATCAATTCCCGCAATCGTCCATCTTTGGTTGATGGCATCCATGTCTGGTGTGAAGACATTCGGAACGGTAAGCGAAACACCCTGAACAGGAGGGTCGGTTGGCGTACTAAACACAATCCAGTTGGATTCTGAAACATAATTTCCGTCTGTTGTTTGGACGCGCAATGCATACGTTTGTCCAGCGTTTAAGCTTGAAGTGTTGTAGGTGTAGAAGGTGTCGGTTGTCGGTAGGCTAGCATCATTCACCAAAGACCAGTTGTATTGTCCTGGGGTTCCGGTTGGCTCACCGAGCTCTACGGTGTAAGAAGGAGCTCCCCATCCATCGTAATGAGTCCATCTCATTGGTACTTGAGCCATTGGGGCATTGTAGGCTCCCACCAGATGGATGCTCGCGATAGAACGAGTTACTGGCACAGCTTGTCCGAGAATAACAAATTCTAGGCGATAATCGAAGGACTGAGCATCTACTAAGTTTCCATTTACACCAAAATCAATAAATGGAGAAGCATTATATCCCGTTACACCTACTTGGTTAAAGGTGAGTCCATTGTCGTCTGATCGCTGAACGCGAACAAAGTCGATGTATGAACCGGCAATCGTGTTCGTATCAACGCTCCACTCCACTTGCGTGACTTGGTCGTTGTTTACCGATACGTTTTCCATGTCGTAAACGGGGTCGATACAACCTTCTACCCTTAATATAATGGTGTCGAATTCGTTCATGGCTTTACCACACTTGTTTAGTAGGGTGTTGCCGTCGCTACCAAACTTGGTGTACAGGTAGTAATCACCATTAAACACTAGAGGTTTGTAGAGTACCACGGTTATCGAGTCCGTCTCTGCGTTGTTATCGCAATATGTTCGGGCAGTTTTTACAGGGAGAGGTTGCCCATTTGGCGCGGTAATCCTGAAATCGGTACCATCTGGGGAAACTGAGAAACATTCGATAGGAAGAGTAAAACTCAAGGTCACGGAAGTGTCACCACAATTGTAGTCTCTCACTTGTCTTCCTAAAGAGTCGAGATACGTCCCTTGCATGGAGGCGTCTAACTTCACTCCTTGGTTTACAATGGGCAGACATTGGGCGCGTACCACGATTTGAATCTCTCGAGTAGTATATCCCACTTCGTCCCACACTTGATAAGTAGAGTCAAAACGGTATTCGTAAACGCCAATGGCGAAAGTAGAAACTTCATACTGTACCCCCGGAGGAAGCATAGGGAGGAAAGTGAGGGTTCCAGTGTTCGGATCAAGGGTGAAAGGGCCGTTTGTATCGTCTACAGATACAGGGCGGGTGTGAGACCAGCTTGGAAGGTAGTTAATGGTTCGAGCTGCTGTGTTTCTAGGCTGAATTAACTCATAGCGAATGGAGTCGCCATCGGGTTCGATAGCATACTGTTGGTAAATTTGATAAGATCCAGAGCACGCATAGTTCACAGGGCTATTCAGGAAGATTGGAGATGTGTTGTGGCCGTTGCGTTTGTCTAGACCCGCTTCAAAATAGAAATCATCTCCATTGGGAACATTTGTATAGTTGTTTGGACGAGCATTCCCGTGGAAATACATGATGAAATTATTACACGATGTTCCGGCCAAGTTGACGATTTGCTCAAACTTGTTCACCGTTGGTTTTGGAATGCGTTGTGTAGGACTCAAATCGGTACTGTCAATACAATCAAAGGCTCCCAAAGCACCTGCTGAGAATTCGTTTCCAACGCGAGGCATGGTCAAGTTGAAGGAGTAATTGCAATTCACGGCTTCAATTCGCAAGGCGATGGCGGAAGTTGAGAGTGGGCTATTAAGAGGTATACCCGTCGATTCTCGGTAAATAACCATGGTGATCTTGTAATCACCTACTTGTCGACCGGGTTGGTTGCCGACATATTCGTAGTACACATCACCGCCAATAATATGCGAGGCGGTCATGTTGAAACTCAGTAGCAGTGCCGTGAGTCCGATGAGGTTGCGCAGTGTTTTCATAGCTGAGAGAATTGTTGGATAAATCCTTGAAGAGGGAATCTATCATACTTCATCTCGCTCAGCAATAGGTGATTAGAGGGGTGTGGTTTTTATCTCGTGAATGGATAAAAATGATGTGTCAACGTTCGCTCAGTGAATGGAGTCGTTTATTCAAACGGGCAATTTTAGAGCACGTGCAGATTTCATCGTTCCCTCAATGAGAACACTCTCCCTTATCCAATTAAATCCCAGCTAGCGAAAGTGCGTTCAGGCAAAGCAAGGTGATTCCGAAGCCAACGCTGAACCCCACATAGACTTGGAGGGGAGTGTGGGCTTTGAGCATGAGTCGGGCGGATGCCAACATCCCTGTAAGGACAAATACCAAAGCGAGCAGTGGCAGTATTTGAACTTCATACCGGTGAGCTGTGAAAAGCAAAACGGCGAGAAGTCCGCCCATGCCTGCAAGATGGACACTCAGCTTGGTCCATCTAAGTAGAATATAGAATATGAAGATGGTAATGGCACTTGAGATGAGAAGGAGTGGTAGTTCCATCGGGACACCTTGCCACGGTTGGAGGGAGTTAGCGGCAAATAGGAAAAAAGTAATGCTGATTAAGAAGGGATAACGTCTATCCTTTGGCTCGCTCATGTGCAAGGACTGGATAACGCCTAGCTGTTTCAACAAGAGGGAGAACAAGGCAGGTAGCAAGTAAGTAGCAATGAACATGAATCCCACAATTTGCATCACCTGATATTCAGCAAACATGCTGGGGTGTGCCCAGAGTACAAAGAAGGTAGCAAGTGTTGGAATGAATGCCGGGTGAAGGGCATAGCTCAATATTTGGGCGAACCGTCTGCTCATCTTAGAGTTCCTTGCGGAGTCTTGCTACAGGGATGCCCAATTGTTCGCGATACTTGGCAACTGTTCTACGAGCGATGGGATACCCCTTCTCCTTGAGTAGTTTGGCCAACGCTTCATCTGTTAGAGGCTTTTTCTTGTTCTCTTCGCCAATGCTGTCTTCCAGAATTTTTTTGATTTCGCGAGTAGATACATCTTCACCCTCACTGTTTTTCATGGATTCTGAGAAGAAGCTCTTGATGATATGAGTGCCATACGGCGTTTGTACATATTTGTTGCTGGCCACCCGACTAACGGTGGAAATGTCCATGTCAATTTTCTCCGCGATGTCTTTTAAGATCATCGGTTTGAGTTTGCGTTCATCTCCAGTAAGGAAGTATTCCTCTTGGAACTCCATAATGGTAGACATGGTGAGAAGCAGTGTTTGTTGACGTTGGCGAATGGCATCAATAAACCATTTGGCCGCATCGATCTTTTGCTTGACAAACATCAACGCATCCTTCTCGCTTTTGGTGGCTTGCCCCTTGCTGTCGCGATAGTGCTCGAGCATGGTTTTATATTCTCGACTGATATTCAATTCGGGAGCATTTTTACCGTTCAACTTGAGTCGAAGCTCGCCGTCTTCAATAGAAATGAGAAAATCAGGAGTGATGTTTTCTGTAGGCTTAGAGCCATCAGAAACGGAGTTGCCGGGTTTTGGATTGAGTCGGCTAATCTCGTTAAGGGCACTTCTCAGTTGATCTTCAACAATGTCCAATCGGTCCATCAGCTTTTCAAAGTGCTTCTTTACGAATTCGTCAAAGTGATGATCGATGATGCTTTGGGCGAGTTGAACGGATTCAGTGGAAGTCCGCTTTCTCAATTGAAGGGAAAGGCATTCTTGAAGGGAACGAGCTCCCACGCCTGGAGGGTCAAGGTCTTGAATCACCTTGAGAAGGACCTCTAGGTGTTCTAGGTCGGTATAAATTCCTTGGGTGAAGGCTAGATCGTCCACAACGTCTTGAAGTTCTCTTCGGAGATAACCGTCGTCGTCAATATTTCCAACGAGATAAAAGGCGATTTTAAAATCTTCCTCGCTCAAGCTGCGCATACCCAATTGGGTGCGTAGGGTTTCCACGAAGGAAGTGCCTCCTGCTAGTGGGATGCGTTCGTCATCGTCGTCTGCACTGTAATTATTCGCATGCAATCGGTACTCCGGAATTTCGTCATCGCTCAAATATTGATCAATGTCGAAATCGTCATCCCTTTGGTCGTCGTTTTGATCGTTGTAATCATCTTCGTTGCGATCGAGGTCGTCGCGCACGTCTTCCTCTTCCCGACCTTCATCCAGAGCGGGATTGGCTTCGAGTTCTTCTTGAATGCGTTCTTCCAAAGCCTGAGTTGGCAATTGGATGAGTTTCATCAGCTGAATCTGTTGAGGAGACAGCTTCTGTTGAAGTTTTTGCTGAAGTGATTGTTTGAGCATGATCGCCGATTAACAAAACCCGCGCCAAAGTGCAGCGGTCATTGTCAAAGGTGCAAAAAATGACTCAGAATTCAGCGCGTCCTGGTGTACGAGGGAAAGGAATGACATCACGAATGTTGCCCATACCCGTAATGAACTGAACCATACGCTCAAAGCCAAGGCCAAATCCACTGTGTGTACAGGTTCCAAACTTGCGTGTTTCGAGGTACCACCAAAGATCTTCTTCTTCGATTCCCAATTTTTGCATTTTGCTAACAAGGACATCCAGACGTTCTTCACGTTGTGAACCTCCCACAATTTCACCGATGCCAGGGAAGAGAACATCCATGGCGCGCACGGTTTTTTCGTCTTCGTTCAAGCGCATGTAGAAGGCTTTGATGGAAGCTGGGTAATCGAATAAAATGACAGGACTTTTAAAGTGCTTTTCCACCAAGTAGCGCTCGTGTTCGCTTTGAAGGTCGGCACCCCATTCGTCAATTCTGTATTTGAATTTGCCCTTTTTGTTCGGTTTAGAATTGCGAAGGATTTCAATGGCCTCGGTGTAGCTCAATCGAACAAAATTGTTGTCCACTACAAAATTCAAGCGCTCAATCAGGCCTTGCTCAGAGCGCTCTGCTTGGGGCTTCACTTTTTCTTCCTCTGCCAATCGCGCATCGAGAACAGCTAGGTCTTCTTCGCAATTTTGGAGGATGTATTTAATGACAGACTTGAGGAAATCTTCCGCCAAATCCATGTTGTCGTCAAGGTCGTTAAAGGCAACCTCAGGCTCAATCATCCAAAACTCGGCAAGGTGACGAGAAGTGTTGGAGTTTTCAGCGCGGAAAGTCGGTCCAAAAGTGTACACCTTGGAGAGTCCCATGGCCGCCAATTCTGCTTCAAGCTGGCCGCTCACGGTCAAGTTCGTTTCGCGTTCAAAGAAATCTTGCGCAAA of Phaeocystidibacter marisrubri contains these proteins:
- a CDS encoding gliding motility-associated C-terminal domain-containing protein, which translates into the protein MKTLRNLIGLTALLLSFNMTASHIIGGDVYYEYVGNQPGRQVGDYKITMVIYRESTGIPLNSPLSTSAIALRIEAVNCNYSFNLTMPRVGNEFSAGALGAFDCIDSTDLSPTQRIPKPTVNKFEQIVNLAGTSCNNFIMYFHGNARPNNYTNVPNGDDFYFEAGLDKRNGHNTSPIFLNSPVNYACSGSYQIYQQYAIEPDGDSIRYELIQPRNTAARTINYLPSWSHTRPVSVDDTNGPFTLDPNTGTLTFLPMLPPGVQYEVSTFAIGVYEYRFDSTYQVWDEVGYTTREIQIVVRAQCLPIVNQGVKLDASMQGTYLDSLGRQVRDYNCGDTSVTLSFTLPIECFSVSPDGTDFRITAPNGQPLPVKTARTYCDNNAETDSITVVLYKPLVFNGDYYLYTKFGSDGNTLLNKCGKAMNEFDTIILRVEGCIDPVYDMENVSVNNDQVTQVEWSVDTNTIAGSYIDFVRVQRSDDNGLTFNQVGVTGYNASPFIDFGVNGNLVDAQSFDYRLEFVILGQAVPVTRSIASIHLVGAYNAPMAQVPMRWTHYDGWGAPSYTVELGEPTGTPGQYNWSLVNDASLPTTDTFYTYNTSSLNAGQTYALRVQTTDGNYVSESNWIVFSTPTDPPVQGVSLTVPNVFTPDMDAINQRWTIAGIDSYEQVEVSIFDRWGHQVYSSNNYSNDRAWDGKTSNGRDVSEGTYFYVVHAINGPDGSSVEEHGSITVMRGDQ
- the rpoN gene encoding RNA polymerase factor sigma-54 is translated as MLKQSLQQKLQQKLSPQQIQLMKLIQLPTQALEERIQEELEANPALDEGREEEDVRDDLDRNEDDYNDQNDDQRDDDFDIDQYLSDDEIPEYRLHANNYSADDDDERIPLAGGTSFVETLRTQLGMRSLSEEDFKIAFYLVGNIDDDGYLRRELQDVVDDLAFTQGIYTDLEHLEVLLKVIQDLDPPGVGARSLQECLSLQLRKRTSTESVQLAQSIIDHHFDEFVKKHFEKLMDRLDIVEDQLRSALNEISRLNPKPGNSVSDGSKPTENITPDFLISIEDGELRLKLNGKNAPELNISREYKTMLEHYRDSKGQATKSEKDALMFVKQKIDAAKWFIDAIRQRQQTLLLTMSTIMEFQEEYFLTGDERKLKPMILKDIAEKIDMDISTVSRVASNKYVQTPYGTHIIKSFFSESMKNSEGEDVSTREIKKILEDSIGEENKKKPLTDEALAKLLKEKGYPIARRTVAKYREQLGIPVARLRKEL
- the asnS gene encoding asparagine--tRNA ligase, with product MQKATVKECLTKLPVGSELEVRGWVRTFRSNRFIALNDGGTAANLQCVVDFENASEEDLKRITTGSCIVVRGDLVSSQGKGQTVEVQAKSFEILGDADPDEYPLQPKKHSLEFLREKAHLRMRTTTFGAIMRIRHAATFAVHKYFNDRGFFNIHTPIITGSDAEGAGEMFRVSTLDPANPPMTEDGKVDFAQDFFERETNLTVSGQLEAELAAMGLSKVYTFGPTFRAENSNTSRHLAEFWMIEPEVAFNDLDDNMDLAEDFLKSVIKYILQNCEEDLAVLDARLAEEEKVKPQAERSEQGLIERLNFVVDNNFVRLSYTEAIEILRNSKPNKKGKFKYRIDEWGADLQSEHERYLVEKHFKSPVILFDYPASIKAFYMRLNEDEKTVRAMDVLFPGIGEIVGGSQREERLDVLVSKMQKLGIEEEDLWWYLETRKFGTCTHSGFGLGFERMVQFITGMGNIRDVIPFPRTPGRAEF